A region from the Pseudomonas promysalinigenes genome encodes:
- the tauB gene encoding taurine ABC transporter ATP-binding subunit — translation MALLELERISAQYPGATSPVLADINLSLGPRQLLVALGPSGSGKTSLLNLIAGFVSPSAGHITLDGAPVQGPGAERGVVFQDDALLPWQNVLGNVAFGLELAGVPRAEREAKAREMLTLVDLEGFADRRIWQLSGGQKQRVGLARALAADPRVLLMDEPFGALDAFTREQMQELLLQVWQRTAKPVFLITHDIEEAVFLATELVLLAPNPGRVVERLQLDFGQRYAAGEPARAIKSDPAFIETREHVLARVFSQRQSLQERP, via the coding sequence ATGGCCTTGCTAGAGCTGGAGCGCATCAGCGCACAGTACCCCGGCGCCACCTCCCCGGTGCTGGCCGATATCAACCTAAGCCTGGGGCCACGCCAACTGCTGGTGGCCCTGGGACCATCGGGCAGCGGCAAAACCTCGCTGCTCAACCTTATCGCCGGCTTCGTTAGCCCCAGCGCTGGGCACATCACCCTTGATGGCGCACCGGTACAAGGCCCCGGGGCCGAGCGGGGCGTGGTGTTTCAGGACGACGCCTTGCTGCCGTGGCAGAACGTGTTGGGCAATGTTGCCTTCGGCCTGGAGCTGGCCGGTGTACCACGCGCCGAGCGCGAGGCCAAAGCCCGCGAAATGTTGACCCTGGTGGACCTCGAAGGCTTCGCCGATAGGCGCATCTGGCAGTTGTCCGGCGGCCAGAAACAGCGTGTTGGCTTGGCCCGTGCGCTGGCCGCCGACCCGCGCGTGCTGTTGATGGACGAACCCTTCGGCGCCCTCGATGCCTTCACCCGTGAACAGATGCAAGAGCTGCTGCTGCAGGTTTGGCAGCGCACCGCCAAGCCGGTTTTCCTGATTACCCACGACATCGAAGAGGCGGTGTTCCTGGCCACCGAGCTGGTGCTGCTGGCGCCCAACCCTGGCCGTGTGGTCGAGCGCCTGCAACTGGATTTCGGCCAGCGCTACGCGGCTGGGGAGCCGGCTCGGGCGATCAAGTCCGACCCAGCTTTCATCGAAACGCGCGAGCACGTTCTGGCCCGCGTGTTCTCCCAACGCCAAAGCCTGCAGGAGCGCCCATGA